One genomic region from Onychostoma macrolepis isolate SWU-2019 chromosome 23, ASM1243209v1, whole genome shotgun sequence encodes:
- the nckap5l gene encoding nck-associated protein 5-like isoform X2, whose amino-acid sequence MSEEAQNRVDEDFESEEGDLESYLEEESSSELLERVRELQAENSALSLANESQREAYERCLDEVANHVVQALLNQKDLREECIKLKMRVFDLERQNRTLCELLQEKLHSQSCVHQQPGPCLEHIGELQHSESNKLIEAQRNAQAKGNSECAQNCIPETQGTSTSMEAMSPFLKKKAHILEVLRKLEETDPLRYHRSSGIPSICDYSQALASKEAVLACRDNSSRCNAPKAHCSHSCPDVCTHQHLNGGEHSNVKCGSCSTCLMLSNKDSVSLAKSSHNCCTSAPITIDNLNLARPDFQENMEMQSLVKPATGTSELFINRTSGDMSILSAEQGLNAPNDPHSLEVPELYSRLTISERDQPRGSDHVLVETRDKNRLSDLLLESQSNRSSGSTCNETICDVSTIDVALLDSDLKHLNSVAPQRLEKEEFATKEDTDCVCRANIATSKLPTLGLKENVQNAHCEMDSNEPVHKGLLFSPNENHTASKVLDDISVPVKDTPSDPQSIRSKVAVSPNQVSCLREVKASPSKLLKFLKIPTLGERTAVPAPPRLSPQLTRSSKIPCRSNNYEVHNSPVATRKATTTERQRQLPPSKSESHSAPTSPPQPDDVPAPLPKDLGCGIPKTTRVAKPTQSSHIQKTPQKIPHYENVSDISKTCGTDVSQLLGEVSSSLQNSSPINEGAKGKQTKFGIERPTSLKQKEISPESDSSDQEDSSDSPVWHKQVNHRSLPSQSSSQKAQSGISTRSRSQEKNEMVDKESQSSESPFKRNDPPPVPKKSGIGRHSGESSHSFKERLAALGKLRNPDESTTCPPLAEKKEIQSAASIPTRTTDKSKIADRNSDCKSAEYRLPKNTDSIEDKGHLDGAVSKQQAAFQHVEQAVRSIPSSTLVSKLEHESSRTFLAKQESPKSKMHPPSTNLEAAQALRSYAKSTAPHGLSYNGKNVAGSHSGSPNKIPLKSPTKTVPPSMNRDGKPTQEFQRYMSKSEDRSHLRANKKKNSSYGESLPPPPPRPVENVEEKRHSAPSPQSSIEQKVMKGIEENMLKLQEQDKGQVVEVKQKASNGIANWFGLRKSKLPALSRKPETSKVKDDKREWKLNISSVGKDSKGAAKKTESESLNISMLIEKAEGLHKALEEERAYVNGVALDRQGKGHSCEVVMDQAQGQLSVMYRGVPSDNFMQQLLNRVDGKDTGSISMAHRRLSFDCKSRPVFSHQSAGIAGQTRSSDDMEKVSALLSKDITSDENLAETIHHEHFAGSGISTHTLDSGIGTFPLPDYSANAGCKSIPKGKAHGESDPSHLQGKHGSGMKMSHKAWTLERELSCLEEDYMGGQDMDHHTGTLENKIPSSQIANIVHDGTDICGAPLKLGPTKNWTFPNLKASAEPSEVYLGVGDGVEPVSHKTSFKRRNKTSDSVASREGDPRSLPQPGQARRGKSRIPANPDMVRDSGLELVRERPDDGLSPSHPQVLETPESLSDSLYDSLSSCGSQG is encoded by the exons TGTGCACAAAATTGCATACCAGAGACCCAAGGCACATCCACGTCCATGGAGGCCATGTCCCCATTCTTGAAGAAGAAAGCACACATTTTAGAGGTCCTCCGCAAGCTTGAAGAAACAGATCCGCTTCGGTACCATCGTTCCTCTGGCATTCCCTCGATCTGTGACTATAGCCAGGCTCTTGCCTCTAAGGAGGCTGTATTAGCCTGTAGAGACAATTCATCCAGGTGCAATGCACCCAAAGCACATTGTTCCCATTCCTGTCCAGATGTTTGCACACATCAGCATTTGAATGGAGGAGAGCACAGCAATGTAAAATGTGGTAGTTGTAGCACATGCCTGATGCTGTCCAATAAAGATTCAGTCAGCTTAGCCAAGAGTAGCCACAATTGTTGCACTTCAGCTCCCATTACCATCGATAACCTCAATCTGGCTCGGCCCGATTTCCAAGAGAACATGGAAATGCAGAGCCTCGTGAAGCCTGCCACAGGTACAAGTGAACTGTTTATAAATAGGACATCTGGAGATATGTCCATTCTTTCAGCAGAGCAAGGTCTTAATGCACCGAATGATCCCCACTCATTAGAAGTCCCTGAATTATACTCAAGACTGACCATTTCAGAAAGAGATCAGCCCAGAGGATCCGATCACGTGTTGGTGGAAACAAGAGACAAGAATAGGTTATCTGACCTTCTGCTTGAATCTCAATCCAACAGGTCAAGCGGCAGCACCTGCAATGAGACCATTTGTGACGTTAGCACAATTGATGTGGCGCTACTGGACTCGGACTTGAAGCACTTAAACTCTGTAGCGCCACAAAGACTCGAGAAGGAAGAGTTTGCAACAAAAGAAGACACTGACTGTGTCTGTCGAGCCAACATAGCCACCTCAAAGCTGCCTACTCTCGGACTCaaagaaaatgtacaaaatgcaCACTGTGAGATGGACAGCAATGAACCAGTCCACAAAGGTCTGTTATTTTCTCCTAATGAGAATCATACTGCCTCAAAAGTACTGGATGATATATCCGTCCCTGTGAAAGACACCCCTTCCGATCCTCAGTCCATTAGATCGAAAGTTGCGGTCAGCCCAAATCAAGTTTCCTGCCTTAGAGAGGTCAAGGCCTCACCTTCCAAACTGCTCAAGTTCCTTAAGATACCCACTCTTGGAGAACGTACTGCAGTACCTGCTCCACCTCGTCTCAGTCCTCAGTTGACTCGTAGCTCGAAGATCCCTTGCCGGAGCAACAACTATGAGGTGCACAATTCCCCTGTAGCCACGCGAAAAGCCACCACGACAGAGAGGCAAAGACAGCTGCCCCCTTCTAAATCGGAGTCACACTCTGCTCCAACTTCTCCACCCCAGCCTGATGATGTCCCTGCACCATTGCCAAAGGACCTTGGCTGTGGTATCCCTAAAACAACTCGTGTAGCCAAGCCTACGCAAAGTTCCCACATTCAAAAGACCCCTCAGAAAATTCCACACTACGAAAATGTCTCTGACATCTCCAAAACATGCGGCACCGATGTATCCCAGCTGCTTGGAGAAGTGAGCTCATCTCTTCAAAATTCCAGCCCGATTAATGAAGGTGCGAAAGGAAAGCAGACGAAGTTTGGTATAGAGCGACCAACTAGTCTCAAGCAGAAGGAAATCTCACCAGAGTCTGATTCTTCAGACCAAGAGGACAGCTCAGATAGCCCGGTGTGGCATAAGCAAGTCAATCATCGCAGTCTGCCTAGTCAGTCGTCATCCCAGAAGGCTCAGAGTGGGATAAGCACGAGGTCCAGGAGCCAAGAGAAAAACGAAATGGTAGATAAGGAGTCACAAAGCTCAGAATCACCTTTTAAAAGGAACGATCCACCGCCTGTTCCTAAGAAATCAGGGATTGGTAGACATTCAGGTGAATCAAGTCATTCTTTTAAAGAACGACTAGCTGCACTTGGCAAGTTGAGGAACCCAGACGAGTCCACAACTTGTCCTCCACTTGcagagaagaaagaaattcagtCCGCTGCAAGCATACCAACACGAACCACCGATAAAAGCAAAATTGCTGACAGAAACTCTGATTGTAAGTCAGCAGAATATAGACTTCCTAAAAATACAGATTCCATTGAGGATAAAGGTCATCTTGATGGTGCTGTTTCAAAACAACAAGCAGCCTTTCAGCATGTTGAGCAAGCTGTCAGGTCTATTCCTTCTAGCACGTTAGTCTCCAAACTTGAACATGAATCCTCCAGAACATTCTTAGCCAAGCAGGAGAGCCCAAAGTCTAAGATGCATCCACCTTCTACCAACCTAGAGGCTGCACAGGCTTTGCGGAGCTATGCTAAGAGTACGGCACCTCATGGCCTTTCATATAATGGAAAAAATGTTGCTGGTTCCCATAGTGGCAGCCCTAACAAAATCCCCCTCAAATCCCCAACTAAAACTGTGCCACCCTCTATGAACCGAGATGGGAAACCTACTCAAGAGTTTCAGAGGTACATGTCCAAATCTGAGGACAGGAGCCATCTCAGGGCAAATAAGAAGAAGAATTCTTCCTACGGAGAGAGTCTTCCTCCACCGCCACCAAGGCCAGTAGAGAATGTTGAAGAAAAAAGGCACTCTGCCCCCAGTCCACAATCTTCTATAGAGCAGAAGGTCATGAAGGGCATTGAGGAAAATATGCTAAAACTGCAAGAGCAAGATAAAGGGCAAGTGGTTGAGGTCAAGCAAAAGGCTTCCAATGGAATTGCCAACTGGTTTGGTCTGAGAAAAAGCAAGCTTCCTGCTCTTAGCCGTAAACCAGAAACGTCAAAGGTGAAAGATGACAAGAGAGAATGGAAACTCAATATATCATCAGTGGGCAAGGATTCCAAGGGGGCTGCGAAGAAAACCGAGAGCGAGAGCCTAAACATTTCCATGCTGATTGAGAAGGCAGAGGGCTTGCATAAAGCTCTTGAAGAAGAGCGAGCTTATGTGAATGGAGTGGCCTTGGACCGACAAGGAAAGGGACATTCCTGCGAGGTGGTTATGGACCAAGCCCAAGGCCAGCTGTCTGTGATGTACAGAGGAGTGCCATCTGACAACTTCATGCAGCAACTCTTAAACCG GGTCGACGGGAAGGACACTGGTAGCATCAGCATGGCACATCGACGCCTCTCGTTTGACTGTAAGTCCAGACCTGTATTCAGTCACCAGAGCGCTGGCATTGCTGGTCAGACAAGAAGCAGTGATGACATGGAAAAG gtTTCTGCGTTACTGAGTAAAGACATCACGTCAGATGAGAACCTGGCTGAGACGATTCATCATGAACACTTTGCAG GATCTGGaatctccacacacacactggacaGTGGCATTGGCACCTTCCCTCTTCCTGACTATAGTGCAAATGCTGGTTGCAAAAGCATTCCCAAAGGGAAGGCCCATGGGGAGAGTGACCCTTCTCATCTCCAGGGAAAACATGGCTCAGGGATGAAAATGTCCCACAAAGCCTGGACTTTGGAGAGAGAGCTGTCATGCTTAGAAGAGGATTATATGGGGGGTCAGGATATGGATCATCACACTGGCACTTTGGAAAACAAGATTCCATCCAGCCAGATTGCAAACATCGTTCATGATG gcaCTGATATCTGTGGAGCACCTTTGAAATTAGGCCCCACAAAGAACTGGACTTTCCCAAACCTCAAAGCATCTGCAGAGCCGTCTGAGGTTTATCTTGGCGTTGGAGACGGAGTGGAGCCAGTGAGTCATAAGACTTCATTTAAGAGG CGCAACAAGACTAGTGATTCAGTAGCCAGCCGTGAGGGAGACCCGAGAAGTCTTCCTCAACCTGGTCAGGCACGTAGAGGCAAAAGCCGCATTCCCGCTAACCCAGACATGGTGAGGGACTCCGGTTTGGAGTTGGTGAGAGAGAGACCTGACGACGGCCTGTCTCCAAGCCATCCCCAGGTTCTGGAGACCCCCGAGTCCCTGAGCGATTCCCTCTATGACAGCCTGTCCTCGTGTGGTAGTCAAGGCTGA